A window from Cryptomeria japonica chromosome 1, Sugi_1.0, whole genome shotgun sequence encodes these proteins:
- the LOC131058565 gene encoding linoleate 9S-lipoxygenase A isoform X2: MDARSILRPTSGIQCHRYGPMPSHRFHVPVPSLSFGDTEGPNRSCCFACHDFSSNRSLQSSSAIEFRVGKARKVHKNFAFNVEKGIWGSPSKGQDDIDVQGEVILQKASLLELTDYSATFADEKSDKLGKKVSLQLVSSNQIDPESGRGKTSEVFYLDWNPWDGPIVGDKHYKISFKWNTSLGEPGAFLIRNEHPREFFLKSVTLDVTGRGKIRFQCNSWIWPERVDKNDRVFFANKSYLPDATPEGLRTLRDRELVQLRGDGKGERKTWDRIYDYHVYNDLGNPDKDPSLRRNVLGGSEQLPYPRRCRTGRPPTKTDPKSESPSSSSFFIPPDERYPHADYTDIASHSIEASLSSLVPNIESKFSPEFKSFEDIKDLYVRGLPNPLNSLKSIGEAFKSPFKFVQELVDKAEDSPIINFPRPQVFDANENAWRIDEEFARQTLSGLTPMVIKRLQKFPPSSSLSAEEYEPQQSSITEEHIEKYLEGLSVSQATESKRLFVLDYHDVYIPYVARINSQSDNVKTYASRTVLFLTSSGIVKPVAIELSLGATTDRPAERHVYTPAEEGTEEGAVWLLAKTYVRVNEAAYHQVIGHWGMAVPDSTAPHGLRLVIEDYPYAVDGLEIWAALKKWVTEYLSLYYKSDTSIKGDKELQSWWKELLTVGHADIKEGWYKMESFPEMTEALTTIIWLASAMHANVNFGHYAYGGYMPNRPTMSRRLIPQKGSPEYSDLVKDPEAYLLKTVSEIKTTTTVMTQFEILSKHARNEVYIGQRKGSTPEWTDDVEVDEAFSRLSSALEQVEKNVMNRNNNPDLKNRLGPAKVPYTLLYPSTSDVSRTGGLTGRGVPNSACL, translated from the exons ATGGATGCAAGAAGTATTTTAAGACCCACCAGTGGCATCCAATGCCATAGATATGGACCAATGCCTTCCCATAGGTTTCATGTTCCAGTCCCATCTCTCAGTTTTGGAGATACTGAAGGGCCAAACAGATCGTGCTGTTTTGCCTGCCATGATTTTAGCAGTAATCGTTCGTTGCAATCCTCATCTGCGATCGAATTCCGAGTTGGGAAGGCTCGGAAAGTGCATAAAAACTTTGCCTTCAATGTGGAAAAAGGTATTTGGGGGAGTCCTTCAAAGGGGCAAGATGACATAGACGTACAAGGAGAGGTGATCTTGCAGAAGGCCTCTCTTCTTGAATTGACAGATTACTCTGCAACTTTTGCAGACGAGAAATCGGATAAACTCGGGAAGAAAGTGTCCCTCCAGCTGGTTAGCAGCAACCAGATTGACCCag AGAGTGGAAGAGGGAAGACGTCTGAAGTATTTTACTTGGATTGGAACCCATGGGATGGACCAATCGTTGGAGATAAACACTACAAGATCTCATTCAAGTGGAACACTAGTCTGGGTGAGCCGGGAGCATTTCTCATAAGAAATGAACATCCACGAGAATTCTTTCTAAAATCTGTAACTCTTGATGTCACTGGGCGAGGCAAAATTCGATTTCAATGCAATTCTTGGATATGGCCAGAACGCGTGGACAAGAATGACCGTGTATTTTTCGCTAATAAG AGTTATCTTCCTGATGCAACGCCGGAAGGGCTTAGGACATTGAGGGATCGAGAATTGGTGCAATTGCGAGGGGATGGAAAGGGAGAGAGGAAGACATGGGATCGAATATATGACTACCACGTTTACAACGATCTTGGAAACCCTGATAAAGATCCATCGCTGAGGAGGAATGTGCTGGGAGGCTCTGAACAACTTCCATATCCCAGAAGGTGCAGAACAGGCCGCCCTCCAACCAAAACAG ATCCGAAATCCGAAAGCCCATCTAGTTCTTCGTTCTTCATTCCTCCGGATGAGAGATACCCTCACGCGGACTACACAGACATAGCATCCCATTCAATAGAGGCTTCTTTAAGTTCCTTAGTTCCAAATATCGAGTCAAAATTCAGTCCAGAATTCAAGTCCTTCGAAGATATTAAAGATCTGTATGTTCGAGGACTCCCCAACCCTCTGAATTCTTTGAAGAGCATTGGTGAGGCATTCAAAAGCCCATTCAAGTTCGTGCAGGAATTAGTAGATAAAGCAGAAGACAGTCCAATCATAAACTTTCCGCGTCCTCAAGTTTTTGATG CTAATGAAAATGCTTGGAGAATAGATGAAGAGTTTGCGCGCCAAACTCTTTCGGGACTCACTCCCATGGTTATTAAACGTCTACAG AAATTTCCTCCATCTAGCAGTCTGAGCGCAGAAGAATACGAACCTCAACAGAGCTCAATCACAGAAGAACACATAGAAAAATATCTAGAAGGCCTTTCCGTGTCCCAG GCTACAGAGTCTAAGAGATTGTTCGTTTTGGACTACCATGATGTGTATATACCCTATGTTGCAAGAATTAACAGCCAATCAGACAACGTGAAAACATATGCCAGCCGAACAGTTTTGTTCCTTACCAGCAGTGGCATCGTTAAGCCCGTTGCTATTGAGTTGTCGTTGGGTGCAACCACTGACCGACCAGCTGAACGACATGTTTATACTCCTGCTGAAGAAGGTACAGAAGAAGGTGCAGTGTGGCTACTGGCTAAAACTTATGTTCGAGTCAATGAGGCTGCATATCATCAGGTGATCGGCCACTG GGGCATGGCTGTTCCAGACTCGACTGCACCTCACGGGCTGAGGCTTGTAATTGAAGACTATCCTTACGCGGTGGACGGTCTGGAGATATGGGCTGCTTTAAAGAAATGGGTAACAGAGTACTTGTCTCTCTACTACAAGAGCGACACCTCAATCAAAGGAGACAAAGAATTGCAATCATGGTGGAAAGAATTATTAACCGTAGGGCACGCAGATATAAAGGAAGGATGGTATAAAATGGAAAGCTTCCCTGAAATGACAGAAGCACTGACCACCATAATTTGGCTGGCATCTGCTATGCATGCAAATGTAAATTTTGGGCATTATGCCTACGGAGGATATATGCCCAACCGTCCTACCATGAGCAGACGCCTGATTCCACAGAAGGGGTCGCCGGAATATTCCGATCTCGTGAAGGATCCAGAAGCATATCTGCTTAAAACTGTGTCGGAAATAAAAACAACCACCACTGTGATGACACAATTTGAGATTTTGTCGAAGCATGCAAGAAATGAAGTTTATATTGGACAGAGGAAGGGATCCACTCCAGAGTGGACTGATGACGTGGAGGTTGATGAAGCTTTCAGTAGGTTATCCTCTGCGCTGGAGCAGGTGGAGAAGAATGTAATGAACAGGAACAATAATCCTGATTTGAAAAATAGGCTTGGCCCAGCAAAGGTTCCCTACACATTACTGTACCCAAGTACATCTGATGTGTCTCGGACAGGTGGGCTCACGGGTCGTGGAGTACCCAACAGTGCTTGCCTTTAA
- the LOC131058565 gene encoding linoleate 9S-lipoxygenase isoform X1: MDARSILRPTSGIQCHRYGPMPSHRFHVPVPSLSFGDTEGPNRSCCFACHDFSSNRSLQSSSAIEFRVGKARKVHKNFAFNVEKGIWGSPSKGQDDIDVQGEVILQKASLLELTDYSATFADEKSDKLGKKVSLQLVSSNQIDPESGRGKTSEVFYLDWNPWDGPIVGDKHYKISFKWNTSLGEPGAFLIRNEHPREFFLKSVTLDVTGRGKIRFQCNSWIWPERVDKNDRVFFANKSYLPDATPEGLRTLRDRELVQLRGDGKGERKTWDRIYDYHVYNDLGNPDKDPSLRRNVLGGSEQLPYPRRCRTGRPPTKTDPKSESPSSSSFFIPPDERYPHADYTDIASHSIEASLSSLVPNIESKFSPEFKSFEDIKDLYVRGLPNPLNSLKSIGEAFKSPFKFVQELVDKAEDSPIINFPRPQVFDANENAWRIDEEFARQTLSGLTPMVIKRLQKFPPSSSLSAEEYEPQQSSITEEHIEKYLEGLSVSQATESKRLFVLDYHDVYIPYVARINSQSDNVKTYASRTVLFLTSSGIVKPVAIELSLGATTDRPAERHVYTPAEEGTEEGAVWLLAKTYVRVNEAAYHQVIGHWLFTHAILEPIIIATNRQLSTMHPVYKLLRPHFLNTMDANQVARRTLLNAGGFVETCFSSSIYSMHMSSKAYKNWRFNEQGLPADLLKRGMAVPDSTAPHGLRLVIEDYPYAVDGLEIWAALKKWVTEYLSLYYKSDTSIKGDKELQSWWKELLTVGHADIKEGWYKMESFPEMTEALTTIIWLASAMHANVNFGHYAYGGYMPNRPTMSRRLIPQKGSPEYSDLVKDPEAYLLKTVSEIKTTTTVMTQFEILSKHARNEVYIGQRKGSTPEWTDDVEVDEAFSRLSSALEQVEKNVMNRNNNPDLKNRLGPAKVPYTLLYPSTSDVSRTGGLTGRGVPNSACL; the protein is encoded by the exons ATGGATGCAAGAAGTATTTTAAGACCCACCAGTGGCATCCAATGCCATAGATATGGACCAATGCCTTCCCATAGGTTTCATGTTCCAGTCCCATCTCTCAGTTTTGGAGATACTGAAGGGCCAAACAGATCGTGCTGTTTTGCCTGCCATGATTTTAGCAGTAATCGTTCGTTGCAATCCTCATCTGCGATCGAATTCCGAGTTGGGAAGGCTCGGAAAGTGCATAAAAACTTTGCCTTCAATGTGGAAAAAGGTATTTGGGGGAGTCCTTCAAAGGGGCAAGATGACATAGACGTACAAGGAGAGGTGATCTTGCAGAAGGCCTCTCTTCTTGAATTGACAGATTACTCTGCAACTTTTGCAGACGAGAAATCGGATAAACTCGGGAAGAAAGTGTCCCTCCAGCTGGTTAGCAGCAACCAGATTGACCCag AGAGTGGAAGAGGGAAGACGTCTGAAGTATTTTACTTGGATTGGAACCCATGGGATGGACCAATCGTTGGAGATAAACACTACAAGATCTCATTCAAGTGGAACACTAGTCTGGGTGAGCCGGGAGCATTTCTCATAAGAAATGAACATCCACGAGAATTCTTTCTAAAATCTGTAACTCTTGATGTCACTGGGCGAGGCAAAATTCGATTTCAATGCAATTCTTGGATATGGCCAGAACGCGTGGACAAGAATGACCGTGTATTTTTCGCTAATAAG AGTTATCTTCCTGATGCAACGCCGGAAGGGCTTAGGACATTGAGGGATCGAGAATTGGTGCAATTGCGAGGGGATGGAAAGGGAGAGAGGAAGACATGGGATCGAATATATGACTACCACGTTTACAACGATCTTGGAAACCCTGATAAAGATCCATCGCTGAGGAGGAATGTGCTGGGAGGCTCTGAACAACTTCCATATCCCAGAAGGTGCAGAACAGGCCGCCCTCCAACCAAAACAG ATCCGAAATCCGAAAGCCCATCTAGTTCTTCGTTCTTCATTCCTCCGGATGAGAGATACCCTCACGCGGACTACACAGACATAGCATCCCATTCAATAGAGGCTTCTTTAAGTTCCTTAGTTCCAAATATCGAGTCAAAATTCAGTCCAGAATTCAAGTCCTTCGAAGATATTAAAGATCTGTATGTTCGAGGACTCCCCAACCCTCTGAATTCTTTGAAGAGCATTGGTGAGGCATTCAAAAGCCCATTCAAGTTCGTGCAGGAATTAGTAGATAAAGCAGAAGACAGTCCAATCATAAACTTTCCGCGTCCTCAAGTTTTTGATG CTAATGAAAATGCTTGGAGAATAGATGAAGAGTTTGCGCGCCAAACTCTTTCGGGACTCACTCCCATGGTTATTAAACGTCTACAG AAATTTCCTCCATCTAGCAGTCTGAGCGCAGAAGAATACGAACCTCAACAGAGCTCAATCACAGAAGAACACATAGAAAAATATCTAGAAGGCCTTTCCGTGTCCCAG GCTACAGAGTCTAAGAGATTGTTCGTTTTGGACTACCATGATGTGTATATACCCTATGTTGCAAGAATTAACAGCCAATCAGACAACGTGAAAACATATGCCAGCCGAACAGTTTTGTTCCTTACCAGCAGTGGCATCGTTAAGCCCGTTGCTATTGAGTTGTCGTTGGGTGCAACCACTGACCGACCAGCTGAACGACATGTTTATACTCCTGCTGAAGAAGGTACAGAAGAAGGTGCAGTGTGGCTACTGGCTAAAACTTATGTTCGAGTCAATGAGGCTGCATATCATCAGGTGATCGGCCACTG GCTTTTTACTCATGCTATTCTGGAGCCAATCATTATAGCCACCAACAGGCAACTCAGCACAATGCATCCGGTCTACAAGTTATTAAGGCCCCATTTTCTGAACACTATGGATGCCAATCAGGTTGCCCGTCGGACATTATTAAACGCTGGAGGATTTGTTGAGACTTGTTTTTCATCCTCCATATATTCCATGCACATGTCTTCCAAAGCCTACAAGAACTGGAGATTCAACGAACAGGGATTGCCTGCAGATCTCCTCAAAAG GGGCATGGCTGTTCCAGACTCGACTGCACCTCACGGGCTGAGGCTTGTAATTGAAGACTATCCTTACGCGGTGGACGGTCTGGAGATATGGGCTGCTTTAAAGAAATGGGTAACAGAGTACTTGTCTCTCTACTACAAGAGCGACACCTCAATCAAAGGAGACAAAGAATTGCAATCATGGTGGAAAGAATTATTAACCGTAGGGCACGCAGATATAAAGGAAGGATGGTATAAAATGGAAAGCTTCCCTGAAATGACAGAAGCACTGACCACCATAATTTGGCTGGCATCTGCTATGCATGCAAATGTAAATTTTGGGCATTATGCCTACGGAGGATATATGCCCAACCGTCCTACCATGAGCAGACGCCTGATTCCACAGAAGGGGTCGCCGGAATATTCCGATCTCGTGAAGGATCCAGAAGCATATCTGCTTAAAACTGTGTCGGAAATAAAAACAACCACCACTGTGATGACACAATTTGAGATTTTGTCGAAGCATGCAAGAAATGAAGTTTATATTGGACAGAGGAAGGGATCCACTCCAGAGTGGACTGATGACGTGGAGGTTGATGAAGCTTTCAGTAGGTTATCCTCTGCGCTGGAGCAGGTGGAGAAGAATGTAATGAACAGGAACAATAATCCTGATTTGAAAAATAGGCTTGGCCCAGCAAAGGTTCCCTACACATTACTGTACCCAAGTACATCTGATGTGTCTCGGACAGGTGGGCTCACGGGTCGTGGAGTACCCAACAGTGCTTGCCTTTAA